The following is a genomic window from Bacteroidia bacterium.
TCTTTGTAAATATCGTATTTCGTGCCGTCTGGTTTCGGATGTTCTTCGCACCATTTCCGTAAAAAATTATCGCGTAAATATTCTCTGAAATAAGTCGCCAACCCTTCGTTGTGATTTTCTGGTTGAAAGTGCAATTCCAAAGGTATTGCAGCGGTCGAATCCTTTTGCGCTTTGCGAATGTATTTGTATTTAAACATTTGTTCAAGCACCACATCTCTGCGGCCTTGCGTGGCTTTTGGTCGGCGCACAGGATTAAACAAAGCCGGATTTTTTTCCATGCCTACGAGCATTGCGGATTCGCCGAGGGTGAGCTGATCTGGACTGGTATTAAAATAAATTTTAGCAGCAGATTTAATGCCCACCGCGTTATTCATAAAATCAAATTTATTGAGATACATGGTTAGGATTTCATCCTTCGTGTATTGTCTTTCTAAGCGCGTAGCGATCACCCATTCTTTTATTTTACGAATGGCGAGGTGTAACTTGGAAGAATGTTCTTCGCGTGGAAAAAGCATTTTTGCCAATTGTTGCGTCAGCGTACTGCCGCCGCCTGAACTTTCTTTTCCGCCCAAAATGGTTTTAAACATCACACGAAAAAGTCCACGTACATCCACGCCGGAATGTTCGTAAAAACGAGCATCTTCAGTGGCAACCAAGGCGTGTACCAAATTCGGATTGAGTTCTTTAAATTGTACATCCGAACGATTTTCTACATAATATTTGCCGAGCACTTGCATATCACTGGAATATACTTCGGTGGCTAAATTATTTTTAGGATTTTCGAGTTGCTCGAAAGTGGGTAATTTTCCCATCCAACCCATTGAAACAATGGTTACCAATAAAGTCAAAAAAACAATGGGAGCAATAACGATAATCCAAAATATACGAATGTATTTTCGGAAAGAATCGGGTTTTTCTGCGCCTGTCATAAAGGAATGATGAAATTTCTTCGTAAAAGTAAGAAAATTAATTTCACGGAAAGGAGAGGAATGTCGTCTTCAAAAAAATAATTTTTCAAAAGCAAAAAGAGGAGAAAATCTTTTACTGATTTTCTCCTCTTCCAAAATTAATTTTCTGTATTGAAATAATCAATAACGGCGCGCTTAATCAATGCTAATTGTTCGCCGGGTTTTAGTGGAGGCAATTGCTCATTAAATTTCCAATGTGGCCAATCGTCGGCATCTCTGCCTTCAAATTCATAATATCCGTAAGGCGCTAAAAGTGTACAAATAGCGATGTGTAACAGGTCCAATTTCTTGTCTTTCGAAAAAGTTTTTTTGCCTTTGCCGAGTTCTTGTACACCAATTAAAAATAAAATTCCCTGCATGTCCAAATCCTCTCCGAAAGCGGGCGACAGCAATTTCACAACTTTTTTCCATTCAATTTCCAAGTCCTTGTCCATGCGCCAAAGATACTGATTCTTCCAGTTCACATTTTGAGAAATTCACAATGGATTCTGAATATCTTCTCGAAAAAATATTTTTTTGAAGGAGCAAAAAGAGTAGTTTCAAAAAATATTTTTTCAGATGAATACGCTCGACATTATTATAGTGATTCTCATTTTGTGGGGATTTTACAAAGGTTTCCGCAAAGGATTGATTATCGAATTAGCTTCGTTGATGGCACTTTGGGCTGGCGTTTATGGTGGAATTAAATTTTCGGATTTCGCAGCTCGTTTTCTGGAAAAAACATTTTCATGGCATTCTTCCCATGTTCGAATTATTGCTTTCGCAATTTTATTTTTAGGGATTTTGGCATTCGTATTTTTTATCGCAAAAATAACGGAACGTTTTGTAAAAATAATTTTATTGAATTGGATGAATCGTTTATTAGGCGCACTTTTCGGCGGATTAAAATTTGCTTTATTTATTAGTGTACTCTTCTTTATTTTACATTCCTTCGAACAAAAATTGAATTTCGTTCCGCAAAACACAAAAACGAGTTCCGTCTTGTATTCGCCAGTTTCTAAATTGGCGCCTGCTATAATTCCTGTGTTAAAACCGCTTGTGATCCATCGCTCATAAAGAGTCTTCGAAAAAATAATTTTTCAAACGACAAAAAATGATTCTATTTAGGATTACACTATTTTTAGAAAAAGAATTTGTTTTTTTAATAAAAATGAATTAATGTTGCACTGCTTTAATTTAGATTTTTAATAGATATAAAAAGCTAAGTCATCAGCAAAATTGCACGATTCGTATATTTATTTAACTAAAATTTAACACAATTTCTATGAAAAAGATGCTACGCGCTTCCGCCATTTTACTTTTTGTGATGT
Proteins encoded in this region:
- a CDS encoding CvpA family protein, which codes for MNTLDIIIVILILWGFYKGFRKGLIIELASLMALWAGVYGGIKFSDFAARFLEKTFSWHSSHVRIIAFAILFLGILAFVFFIAKITERFVKIILLNWMNRLLGALFGGLKFALFISVLFFILHSFEQKLNFVPQNTKTSSVLYSPVSKLAPAIIPVLKPLVIHRS